The sequence ATGCCTCTACCGGGACACCCCGTCGCACTTCCGGTGCTCACGCTCCTGCCCAATGGTCAGTCGCTCTCTCCGCGTGACGACGATATGCGATGGGCGGGAGCGTAGCGAGCGGCCGGAGCAGGAGCACCGGTAGGTGCGTGGCCCAATGGAAAGACATCTCACCCTCTTTGCCCGGGATATAGTTCAGATGGCAGTTATCCGGGAAATCAGCGCTCTGATAAGGGCGTATCGAAGGTCCGGAGTTCCTCTTAATTAATCCACAGTATCTTATTTAATCTACTGTACATAGGTAGAATGCCCGGGCATGGTTACCGGAAATAATCAATCTGTAAATGTAGGAGGAAGAATAAATGACAGATATCTTAACATTTAACGAGACGATGAAGAAGCATCTCCAGACATTGAAACAGTATGTGCCGATTGTAGCAAGAGTTCATGGGGGTAATCGCCCGGAATTTCATGAAGTTCGCAAATTGTTTGATACAATCGTTAAGAAAACAAAAGAAGCGGGTTCAAATAAACCTGAATTAAACGAAGAGTTTGCCAGACTGCGGGAGATTACGGATACTTATACAGTCCCGGGAGATGTGTGCGAAAGCTATGAGGCTGTTTACAGTATGCTGGCCGAGCTAGATAGGGCATATCGTGCTGGATAGCGCATATCGCGCTTAGATCATTATAATACAGAGAAGACGGTGAGCGTTTTGCAGAGATTTATACTGAGCAAGAAAAATCATATAACACTGATCTGCGCCATTCTAATCGTTCTCGGGTTTACCAGTGGACTGGTTTTTAAAAATGAGATCGTAGCTACCTGGTCCCTGGTTATCGCCTCAATTTTAGGGGCTGCGCCTATTGCAATCCAGGCCTATCAAGCATTGAAGGTTAAAGTCGTCAGTATTGATGTTTTAGTTACCATCGCGGTTATCGGGGCGTTTCTCCTCAGGAATTTTGAAGAGTCTGCCATTGTCACCTTCTTATTCTTGTTTGGTGCTTTTCTAGAGCAGCGGACATTGAACAAGACGCGTTCGGCCATAAAAGAGTTGACGGAAATGGCGCCGGAAAGCGCTTTGAAACTGATGGATGATGGCGTATTTGAAGAAGTAAATGTTGATGAAGTTGATGAAGGCGATATTTTACTGGTGAAGACTGGCGCGAAAGTTCCTGTTGATGGAACCGTTCTGTCAGGAGAAGGTCACATCAATGAAGCAAGTATCACCGGCGAGTCTGTCCCGGTTGGCAAAAAGAAAGATTCAGGTGTATATGCCGGAACGATTCTGGAAAATGGAACACTTCAAATTGTTGCCGACCGTGTAGGTGAAGATACTACTTTTGGTAGAATTATAGAGTTAGTTGAAGAAGCGCAGGATTCAAAATCCGAAGCGGAACGCTTCATTGATAAATTTTCTAAGTACTACACTCCGGCAGTTTTAGGGCTTGCCATTATCACATGGTTATTTTCGCGAGATATTGAACTGGCCATTACCTTATTGGTTCTGGGATGCCCCGGCGCACTGGTTATCGGGGTACCTGTTTCAAACGTAGCGGGCATTGGTAACGGAGCACGACATGGCGTTCTTTTAAAAGGCAGTGAAGTTATTGGCGATTTTAGCAAGGTTGATACCATCGTTTTCGACAAAACAGGTACATTAACGGTAGGCAATCCTAAAGTAGCAGACAAAGAATTTTACGCAGACAACGTTGGAGAGGTATTAGGTTATCTTGCAAGCGTTGAAAAAGAATCAGACCATCCTTTAGCCAACGCAATTGTAGAACACATCGGAGATATACCATTATCTCGAGTAGAACAAACAGACGTTGTAAAAGGCGCTGGAATTATCGCTTACATCGATGGACATAGGGTTGCGGTAGGCAATGTTACGCTCATGGAGCGGGAGAATGTTCATTTATCTGAAAAGGCCCGTGCAGACATTGCCCGATTCGAAAAGAACGGAAACTCCCTTGTTTTAACATCCGTCGATGGTGAATTAAAAGCACTGATGGGTATCCGTGACCAGATTCGTCCGGGTGTAAAAGAAGATCTGCAAAAATTAAAGAAATTAGGCGTTAAAAATCTGGTAGTTCTTTCGGGAGACAACCAGGGGACAGTTGATCTGGTGGCGGGCGAACTGGGGCTGACAGAAGCGCACGGACATATGTTACCCGGAGATAAGTCGAAATATATTGAAGAATTAAAAACTAAAGGTCATATAGTAGCATTCGTTGGAGACGGAGTAAATGATAGCCCTTCACTGGCTCTGGCACAGATCGGAATTGCTATGGGAAGCGGCACAGATGTCGCAATTGAAACCTCGGATGTTGTCCTGATGAATTCGGATTTTAGTCGCTTGCCACATGCACTGGGTTTAGCAAAAGCAACGGCTACTAATATGCACCAGAATATTGTTATCGCAGTAGGAGTTGTGTTAGTCCTGCTTGCAAGTGTATTTCTCAGTGATTGGATGAACATGTCGATAGCGATGCTGGCACACGAAGCAAGCATATTAGTCGTAATCTTAAACGGAATGCGGCTTCTCCGTTACGGATTATGATATGAGAATAAGGAGAGATGAAAATGAAGAAAGCAACGATTCAATTAGAAACATTGACCTGCCCATCATGTGTCCAGAAGATTGAACAAGCAACAAAATCTCAGGTCGGTGTGGAAAAAGAAAGTGTAAAGGTGCTGTTTAACTCAAGCAAAGTAAAATTTGACTTTGATGCTGAAAAAATATCCGTTGAGGATGTCGAAAAGGCCATTACCGCACTTGGATACGTAGTCATAAGATCTCAGGTTAGAGATAAGTGAACTACCCCCGGCTTTGCGCAGGGGGCTTCCTGCGAGTGTCCGGGGATCTCCGGGATCCTCGGACCTCTTTTGTCGCAGATCATCGGCGAACTGCCGGTAGCCCGTCCACAGGGCATGTTGTGATAGGAACCGCATCATGATGTTGACCGCACTGTTTTGGTCTCGATCCATGTGGTTCCCGCATTCCTCCTCACTATCCTCGTGCGTGGTTTTAATCTCTTCAGGGGCCAAACGGTACAGACAGGACTGTTGATAGAATGCGTTCGGATCAGATTCGGCAGGGCCGTCTCTCCGGCGAACGTTCGGCCAACCTCGAGCATTTTCTTGCATCGATGGATGCCGACCGCTGGATAGCAGAGGCGGACCTCCTCGTGGACATGGCGCACCTCCTCGGCCTTCGGCGGCAGGGGATCATCGACGAAGCCCCGGCCCGTGCACTGATGGCGGCGCTCCTCGACCTCCACGACCACGGCCTCCCGGCGGAGGCGTTCGACGAGCGGTTCGAGGATATCCATGCCGGGAAGGAGGCCTGCCTCATCGACCGGGTCGGGGAGGATATCGGCGGCCGCCTCCACATGGGCAGGTCCCGGAACGACGAGGTTGCCACCTGTATCAGGATACGCCTGAAGCAGGAGATCATCGCCCTCGTGCGTTCGCTTGCCGACCTCAGGGCGACCCTGCTCGACGTCGCGGCCGGGCACACAGAGACGGTGATGCCGGGCTTCACCCACCTGCAGCACGCCCAGCCCACGACGCTGGCCCACTACCTCCTCGCCTACGAGCAGGCCTTCTCCCGCGATGCCGCCCGGCTCAGGGAGGCCTACGCCCGGGTGGATGCGTCCCCCCTCGGTTCGGCGGCGTTCGCCTCGACCGGTTTCCCGCTCGACCGCGACTACACCGCCCGGCTCCTCGGGTTCGCCCGCCCGGCGGCAAACAGCATGGACGCGGTCGCCGCCCGGGACTTCGCGCTCGAGGTGCTCTCCAGTATCGCCATCTGCATGACGACGACAAGCCGGCTCTGTGAGGAGCTGGTCCTCTGGAGCACCTCGTTTTTTGGGTTCGTCCAGCTGGACGACGCCTACTGCTCCTCCTCCTCGATCATGCCCCAGAAGAAGAACCCGGACGTCGCCGAGATCATGCGGGCAAAGGCCGGGACGGTCGCGGGGGCACTCACCGCTGCGATCACCATCACAAAGGGCCTCCCGATGAGCTACAACCGCGACCTCCAGGAGCTGACCCCGCATCTCTGGCGGGGGGTGGAGGCGGCCCGCGAGAGCCTCCCGCTGTTATCCGGTATGATCGGGACCGCGACCTTCAACACCGAACGGATGGCCGCCGAGGCGGGCAGGGGGTTCTCCACCGCGACAGAACTTGCCGACGTCCTCGTCCGGGAGTACGGACTTGCGTTCCGCACCGCCCACCGGATCGTCGGGCGGGCGGTCAGGCACGGCTCGCTCGACCTCGCGACGCTCGAGGGCGCCGCACGGGAGGCGGCCGGCCTCTCGGTCGTCGACCTGGGCGTGACCCAGGAGCGGATCGACGCGGTCCTTGACCCGCGTCACGCCGTCGCTGTGCGAACGATCACCGGCGGCCCGGCGCCTGCCGCGGTCGCGGTGCAACTCGCAGAGCAGAAGGAACTCCTCGCCCGGGACGTGGCATGGGCGAAGGAGACGGAAACGGCGCTTTCGCGCGCGTTTGAAGACCTGATATCAGAATCACGGAGGATGATAGTATAACAGAACCATTTCAGGCCGGAGACCTGGTGCGCTACGCGAACGGCGGGACCGCGCTCACCGGCACCTACATCGCTGAACGGGACGGGATGGCCGTCATCAAACTGGACAACGGCTACAACATCGGGACATCGCCCCAGAAGATTGAACTGGTCGGGCGCGCGGCCCCCCAGCCCCCGGCAGGGGCCGGGGTCGTCGTCCAGAACCCCGACCTCCCCGAACTCTCGATCATATCCACCGGCGGGACGATCGCAAGCAGGGTGGACTACCGGACCGGGGCGGTGACGAGCCAGTTCTCGGCGAGCGACATCCTGCGGGCGATCCCGGAACTCGGGGATATCGCCCGGTACCGTGACCGCCAGGTGGCAAGCATCCTCTCCGAGAACATGTCTCCGGCGATCTGGCAGGACCTCGCACGGGCGGTCTACGACGAGATCCGGCACGGCGCGTCCGGCGTGATCGTCACCCACGGCACCGACACCATGGGCTACTCGGCCGCGGCGGTCAGGTTCATGCTCAAGACCCCGGTGCCGGTCGTCTTTGTCGGGTCGCAGCGGTCAGCCGACCGCCCGAGCTCGGACAACGCCATGAACACCCTCTGCAGCGCCGCCGTCGCCGCCGGCGACCTCGGTGAGGTGGCGGTGGTGATGCACGCGACGACGAACGACGACCGGTGCGCCATCCACCGGGCGACGAGGGTCCGGAAGATGCACACATCCCGGCGCGACGCCTTCCAGAGCGTGGGATCGGCCCCGCTCGGTTACGTCGACTACCCCTCCCTCGCGGTCAGCCTCTCTGACGAGGCTGTGCGGCGGGGCACCGGGGAGCCCGAACTCCGTGACGCGCTCGAGGAACGCTGCGCTCTCCTCCAGTACTACCCGGGAATGCCGCTCTCGGTCCTCGACGCATTCGAGGGCTATGCGGGCCTCGTCCTCTCAGGGACCGGCCTTGGGCACGTCTCGACCGACTGGATACCGAGACTCCGTGATATGATCGAGGGCGGGACGGCCGTCGTCATGACATCCCAGTGCCTGCACGGCCGGGTCTGCGACCGGGTCTACAACACCGGGAGAGACCTCCTCTCGATCGGCGTGATCGAGGGCGAGGATATGCTCCCCGAGGTCGCGCTCGTGAAACTGATGTGGGTGCTCGGGAACGAATCCGACCCAGAGGAGGCGCGGGCGCTCATGCAGACCGACCTTGCGGGCGAGATCCAGCGGAGGTCGATCGCATGAACTACCAGGAACTCGGGCTGAAAGCCGGGATCGAGATCCACCAGCAGCTCGACACCGCCGAGAAACTCTTCTGCCGCTGCCCCACGCTCCTCCGTGACACCGCCGAGCGGACCGGGGAGTTCTCCCGCTACCTCAGGGCGACGGAGAGCGAACTTGGCGAGATCGACCGGGCGGCCGAGGAGGAGATGAAACTCGTCAGGAAGTTCACCTACTACACCTACGACTCGGTCTGCCTGGTGGAGCACGACGAGGAGCCCCCGACGCCGATGAACCCCGAGGCGCTCGAGGTCTGCCTCACGATCGCAAAGATGCTCGGCATGACGCCCGCAGAGCAGGTCCATACCATGAGAAAGCTCGTCATCGACGGCTCGAACACCAGCGGGTTCCAGCGGACGGCGCTCGTCGGGCTCTCTGGCGCCCTCCCGGACGGCTGCCTGATCGAGACGATATGCCTTGAGGAGGAGGCGGCACAGCGAGTGGAGGGCGAGACCTTCTCCCTCGACCGCCTGGGGATCCCGCTCGTCGAGATCACCACTGCGCCCTGCATGCGCACCCCGGAGGCTGTCCAGGAGGTTGCCGGGTACATCGGGATGGTGCTCCGCTCCACCGGCAGGGTGAAGCGGGGGCTTGGGACGATCAGGCAGGACATCAACGTCTCCATCGCGGGCGGCGCGAGGGTCGAGATCAAGGGCGTCCAGGAACTCGATCTCATCGCCGAGGTGGTCAGGCGCGAGGTGCAGCGGCAGGTCGCCCTCCTCGCCATCCGCGACGAACTCCGGGAACGCGGCGCCCGGGTTGACCAGACCGTCGTCGACGTCACCGCCCTCTTCTCGGGGACAAAGTCGTCCATCCTGAAGAAGGCGAAATCCATCCTGGCCGTCAGGCTCTGCGGGTTTGCGGGGCTCGTCGGGCGGGAGATCCAGCCCGGCCGGCGCCTTGGAAGCGAGATGTCCGACTACGCCAAAAAGTGCGGTGTCGGCGGAATCTTCCACACCGACGAACTCCCGGCCTACGGAATCACCGCAGAAGAGGTGGCACGCCTGCGGGAGTTCGTCGGCGCCGCCGAGGAGGACTGCGTCGCCATCGTTGCGGCAGGAAGAGAGCGTGCCGGGTGTGCGGCCGAGCAGGTGATGATCAGGGCGGAGATGGCGCTTTCCGGCGTGCCCGAGGAGACCAGGAAGATGCTCGACGAAGGGAGTTCGGCCTACATGCGCCCGCTTCCCGGGGCCGCCCGGATGTACCCGGAGACCGACGTCTTCCCGGTCGTCATCGACGAGCCCCTCTGGGAGAGCATCACGGTCCCGGAACTCCTCACCCACCGGAGTGAGCGGTTCGTCCGGGAGTTCGGGCTTGATGAGGACCTGGCACGGCAGGTGGCCTTCTCCGAGCGGCTGCCGACGTTTGAAGCGGCGGTCGCCGCCGGCGTCCGCCCCACCATCGCGGCACGGACGCTCCTTGCCACCTGCCGGGAACTCGCCCGCGACGGCGTGGCGGTCGACCGGGTGAGCGAGGACGAGATTCTTGCCCTCCTCTCCGCCGTGGAGGCCGACCGGGCCGCGAAAGAGGCGATCCCCGACCTCCTCACCGAACTTGCGCGGACAGCAGGCGAGGGTGCCGGGACGCCGCAGGAGCGGGTGGATGCGGTCATCGCGAAGATGGCCCCCGCCGTCTCGCAGGCGGACGTGGAATCGATCGTGCGCCGGGTTGTCGCCGAGCGGGAGGCGTTTGCCCGGGAGCGGGGCATGGGCGCACTCGGCCCCCTGATGGGCGTCGTCATGCAGGAACTCCGGGGGAGCGTGGACGGCAAGGTCGTCAGCGAGACCCTCCGGCGCGAGCTTGGGCGGCTGCTCTCCTGACGCGCGGGACGGCCGCCACCCCGGCGGCCGGTCTCCCGGGTTACTTTTATCACCGGGCCTGTACATAATCATAAAGGAGTTTTATCCATGGGAAAGACAGGAACTACACAGTGGGCCCAGGTCAAGGGTGTGAAGGGGCAGATACGGCTCGTCCCTGCAAGTGAAGGCGAAGTGAAAAAACCCGGTCCGAACCAGCGGTTCAAGCCCGCGTCCGATATCGTCAAGCGGGAGAGCAGGGAAGGTCAGGACTTCCGGCGTGGCCGGCGTGGCGGCCGCGGCAGGGGTCGCGCCCCCACGATGGATGCGCGGATACGCCGGAGAGTGCCGCGCTCAAAGGCGTCGGCTCTCGGAACCAAGCAGAAATCAAGATAAGCCCTCCTGCTCCCCTCTTCAATACTTTTTATATTAGCGAGTTCCAGTATGTGGTATGGATCTTAAAATCGCCGTCAGGACGTACCAGTTTGCCGAACGGGCAAAATCCGAACTGATCGTCGGGTCGCAGCTGGCGACAGCGCTGATCCAGTTTCCGATTCAGGAGAAGCCCGGCGGAAAACGGATGCTTCTGATGGTACTCGGGTCGATCCGCTCGGAGCTCGAGTTCGCGTATGGCGATACGGAAAGGAGAGAGTTCCGCACCGCTATCGATCACCTCAACGAAGCGATCAGCCTGACCGAGAGCATGGAACTGGGTGCCGCAACCGAGCGGCTGAGCAGGGCTGTCAGCGCCGTCACGACCGCAGCACAGGAAGCATGGGATACGCTCAAAGAGCATGAACTCCTCTGATTTCTTACGCTTCCTCAAAGCCCGGTCATCGGTTCGCAGCTACTCAGGGGAGCCCCTCGACCCGGAAGAGATCGACTATATCCTGGCCTGTGCGAGCACGGCGCCGAGCGCCGGCAACCGTGAGGCCTGGGATGTCGTCGTCGTCACCGATGAGGATATCAGGATAGACCTTGCGCTCGCTGCTCTCGAACAGGAGCATATCAGGGAAGCACCGGCGGTCTTTGTGGTCTGTGCAAACTACATCCGGTCCATGTCGCACTACGGGGAGCGCGGGATCCTCTACGCGCTCCAGGACGCCGCCATCGCCTGCACCTATATGATGCTCGCCGCACACGCCCGGGGCCTCCACTCGTGCTGGACCGGGGCATTCAACGAAAACGCTGTACGTGAGCTTCTTCAACTCCCGGAGCATGTCCGCCCGGTTGCGCTCCTCGCGGCCGGCAGGGGGACACCCCCGCTCAGGCCTGTCGGGCGGATGCCGGTGGAAGAACACACGCACCGTGAGATCTGGTAGGATACGAGATTATGTCGGA is a genomic window of Methanoculleus bourgensis MS2 containing:
- a CDS encoding heavy metal translocating P-type ATPase, which translates into the protein MQRFILSKKNHITLICAILIVLGFTSGLVFKNEIVATWSLVIASILGAAPIAIQAYQALKVKVVSIDVLVTIAVIGAFLLRNFEESAIVTFLFLFGAFLEQRTLNKTRSAIKELTEMAPESALKLMDDGVFEEVNVDEVDEGDILLVKTGAKVPVDGTVLSGEGHINEASITGESVPVGKKKDSGVYAGTILENGTLQIVADRVGEDTTFGRIIELVEEAQDSKSEAERFIDKFSKYYTPAVLGLAIITWLFSRDIELAITLLVLGCPGALVIGVPVSNVAGIGNGARHGVLLKGSEVIGDFSKVDTIVFDKTGTLTVGNPKVADKEFYADNVGEVLGYLASVEKESDHPLANAIVEHIGDIPLSRVEQTDVVKGAGIIAYIDGHRVAVGNVTLMERENVHLSEKARADIARFEKNGNSLVLTSVDGELKALMGIRDQIRPGVKEDLQKLKKLGVKNLVVLSGDNQGTVDLVAGELGLTEAHGHMLPGDKSKYIEELKTKGHIVAFVGDGVNDSPSLALAQIGIAMGSGTDVAIETSDVVLMNSDFSRLPHALGLAKATATNMHQNIVIAVGVVLVLLASVFLSDWMNMSIAMLAHEASILVVILNGMRLLRYGL
- a CDS encoding heavy-metal-associated domain-containing protein — protein: MKKATIQLETLTCPSCVQKIEQATKSQVGVEKESVKVLFNSSKVKFDFDAEKISVEDVEKAITALGYVVIRSQVRDK
- the argH gene encoding argininosuccinate lyase — encoded protein: MRSDQIRQGRLSGERSANLEHFLASMDADRWIAEADLLVDMAHLLGLRRQGIIDEAPARALMAALLDLHDHGLPAEAFDERFEDIHAGKEACLIDRVGEDIGGRLHMGRSRNDEVATCIRIRLKQEIIALVRSLADLRATLLDVAAGHTETVMPGFTHLQHAQPTTLAHYLLAYEQAFSRDAARLREAYARVDASPLGSAAFASTGFPLDRDYTARLLGFARPAANSMDAVAARDFALEVLSSIAICMTTTSRLCEELVLWSTSFFGFVQLDDAYCSSSSIMPQKKNPDVAEIMRAKAGTVAGALTAAITITKGLPMSYNRDLQELTPHLWRGVEAARESLPLLSGMIGTATFNTERMAAEAGRGFSTATELADVLVREYGLAFRTAHRIVGRAVRHGSLDLATLEGAAREAAGLSVVDLGVTQERIDAVLDPRHAVAVRTITGGPAPAAVAVQLAEQKELLARDVAWAKETETALSRAFEDLISESRRMIV
- the gatD gene encoding Glu-tRNA(Gln) amidotransferase subunit GatD: MTEPFQAGDLVRYANGGTALTGTYIAERDGMAVIKLDNGYNIGTSPQKIELVGRAAPQPPAGAGVVVQNPDLPELSIISTGGTIASRVDYRTGAVTSQFSASDILRAIPELGDIARYRDRQVASILSENMSPAIWQDLARAVYDEIRHGASGVIVTHGTDTMGYSAAAVRFMLKTPVPVVFVGSQRSADRPSSDNAMNTLCSAAVAAGDLGEVAVVMHATTNDDRCAIHRATRVRKMHTSRRDAFQSVGSAPLGYVDYPSLAVSLSDEAVRRGTGEPELRDALEERCALLQYYPGMPLSVLDAFEGYAGLVLSGTGLGHVSTDWIPRLRDMIEGGTAVVMTSQCLHGRVCDRVYNTGRDLLSIGVIEGEDMLPEVALVKLMWVLGNESDPEEARALMQTDLAGEIQRRSIA
- the gatE gene encoding Glu-tRNA(Gln) amidotransferase subunit GatE, producing the protein MNYQELGLKAGIEIHQQLDTAEKLFCRCPTLLRDTAERTGEFSRYLRATESELGEIDRAAEEEMKLVRKFTYYTYDSVCLVEHDEEPPTPMNPEALEVCLTIAKMLGMTPAEQVHTMRKLVIDGSNTSGFQRTALVGLSGALPDGCLIETICLEEEAAQRVEGETFSLDRLGIPLVEITTAPCMRTPEAVQEVAGYIGMVLRSTGRVKRGLGTIRQDINVSIAGGARVEIKGVQELDLIAEVVRREVQRQVALLAIRDELRERGARVDQTVVDVTALFSGTKSSILKKAKSILAVRLCGFAGLVGREIQPGRRLGSEMSDYAKKCGVGGIFHTDELPAYGITAEEVARLREFVGAAEEDCVAIVAAGRERAGCAAEQVMIRAEMALSGVPEETRKMLDEGSSAYMRPLPGAARMYPETDVFPVVIDEPLWESITVPELLTHRSERFVREFGLDEDLARQVAFSERLPTFEAAVAAGVRPTIAARTLLATCRELARDGVAVDRVSEDEILALLSAVEADRAAKEAIPDLLTELARTAGEGAGTPQERVDAVIAKMAPAVSQADVESIVRRVVAEREAFARERGMGALGPLMGVVMQELRGSVDGKVVSETLRRELGRLLS
- a CDS encoding DUF5350 domain-containing protein, whose amino-acid sequence is MGKTGTTQWAQVKGVKGQIRLVPASEGEVKKPGPNQRFKPASDIVKRESREGQDFRRGRRGGRGRGRAPTMDARIRRRVPRSKASALGTKQKSR
- a CDS encoding nitroreductase family protein, whose translation is MNSSDFLRFLKARSSVRSYSGEPLDPEEIDYILACASTAPSAGNREAWDVVVVTDEDIRIDLALAALEQEHIREAPAVFVVCANYIRSMSHYGERGILYALQDAAIACTYMMLAAHARGLHSCWTGAFNENAVRELLQLPEHVRPVALLAAGRGTPPLRPVGRMPVEEHTHREIW